In Corylus avellana chromosome ca2, CavTom2PMs-1.0, the following proteins share a genomic window:
- the LOC132171923 gene encoding (3S,6E)-nerolidol synthase 1-like — MALSTKAFFASSIPPIAPKRIPQTPNSNPFSLTSLPSAHKDWSIAHQDNAILWSTPLERERGRDGFSLQHEQKMEECGHVLRKVRKDDPFESLNMINAVQRLGIDYYFQQEIEAILHSQYLKYIAHGDCGHELHEVALRFRLLRQQGYHVPADIFNNFKDKEGKFNKELAEDIDGLMALYEASQLGIEGEDILEEAGNFSERLLNARVRQLDDNQVRVVGSTLRHPYHKSLARFMVKNFIGNFQDRNGWLNDLQQLAKMDFNMVQSMHQKEIVQISKWWTDVGLSEELKFARDQPLKWYTVSMACLTDPDMSDERVELTKPISLIYIIDDIFDVYGSLEELTLFTEAVNKWDFAALEQLPEYMKICFKALYDITNEISYKIYRKHGWNPIDSLRKTWAILFNVFLVEAKWFATGRSPKSEEYLTNAVVSSGVHVVLVHIFFLLGHRLNKETVQLVDNIPGIISFPGTILRLWDDLGSAMDESQDGHDGSYIDYYMQENEGCSIKESREKVVGMISDAWKQLNKECLSPNPYPTTFTKASLNLARLVPLLYSYDNNHCLPSLEEHMKSMLYESFTM; from the exons ATGGCACTGTCTACTAAAGCTTTCTTTGCTTCCTCCATTCCTCCAATTGCTCCAAAAAGAATTCCACAAACTCCCAATTCAAACCCCTTCAGCCTCACCTCTTTGCCTAGTGCTCACAAAGATTGGAGCATTGCCCATCAAGATAACGCTATTTTGTGGTCTACTCCCTTAGAACGTGAACGTGGTAGG GACGGTTTTAGCCTCCAACATGAACAGAAAATGGAAGAATGCGGGCATGTACTAAGGAAAGTACGAAAAGATGATCCATTTGAAAGTTTAAACATGATTAATGCTGTTCAACGCCTGGGAATTGATTACTACTTCCAACAAGAGATTGAAGCAATTTTACATAGCCAATATCTAAAATACATCGCTCATGGTGACTGCGGCCATGAGCTTCATGAGGTTGCTTTACGCTTTCGACTCTTGAGACAACAAGGCTACCATGTGCCTGCTG ATATATTTAACAACTTTAAGGACAAAGAGGGAAAGTTTAACAAAGAACTGGCTGAAGACATTGACGGATTGATGGCTTTGTATGAAGCTTCACAGCTAGGTATAGAAGGTGAAGACATACTTGAAGAAGCTGGAAACTTTAGCGAGCGGCTCCTGAATGCACGGGTGAGACAACTTGATGATAACCAAGTCAGAGTTGTTGGGAGTACTTTGAGGCATCCTTATCACAAAAGCTTGGCGAGGTTCATGGTTAAAAACTTTATTGGAAATTTCCAAGACAGAAATGGATGGTTAAACGATTTACAGCAGCTAGCAAAAATGGATTTCAATATGGTCCAATCCATGCACCAAAAGGAAATTGTTCAAATTTCCAA ATGGTGGACAGATGTTGGTTTGTCTGAGGAGCTAAAGTTTGCCAGAGACCAACCACTCAAATGGTACACTGTTTCCATGGCCTGTCTTACAGATCCAGACATGTCAGACGAAAGGGTTGAGCTAACAAAACCCATTTCTCTTATTTACATAATAGACGACATTTTCGATGTTTATGGATCGCTTGAGGAACTCACTCTCTTCACAGAAGCTGTCAACAa ATGGGATTTTGCTGCTCTTGAGCAACTCCCCGAGTACATGAAGATATGCTTCAAGGCTCTTTACGACATCACCAACGAAATTAGCTACAAGATATATCGGAAGCATGGATGGAACCCCATAGACTCTCTAAGAAAAAcg TGGGCGATTTTGTTCAATGTCTTTCTAGTGGAGGCAAAATGGTTTGCTACAGGGCGGTCGCCGAAGTCGGAAGAGTATTTGACGAACGCAGTTGTTAGTTCAGGGGTTCATGTGGTTCTAGTTcacattttcttccttttgggTCACCGTTTAAATAAGGAAACTGTACAACTTGTTGATAACATTCCGGGGATTATATCTTTCCCGGGCACGATTCTTCGGCTTTGGGATGACTTGGGAAGTGCCATG GATGAGAGTCAAGACGGTCATGACGGATCATATATAGACTACTACATGCAAGAAAACGAAGGCTGCTCTATTAAAGAGTCACGAGAGAAAGTTGTGGGTATGATTTCAGACGCGTGGAAGCAGCTAAACAAAGAGTGCCTCTCTCCAAATCCATATCCAACAACATTCACTAAGGCTTCTCTTAATCTTGCAAGATTGGTTCCATTGTTGTATAGTTATGACAACAACCATTGCCTTCCAAGCCTCGAGGAGCACATGAAATCCATGCTTTATGAAAGTTTCACTATGTAA
- the LOC132169999 gene encoding G-type lectin S-receptor-like serine/threonine-protein kinase LECRK4: MAPISIVFFLVFTSFACGGAQPNQSSRIGPGSSLSPTTQPSSWLSPASRFAFGFYQLQGTTGFAVGIWLVSKHNKTVVWTAIRDGPPITTNARLDFTKDGMMLSRTERRRSKLIAKATGSVSYAAMLDSGNFVLCDKDSKIVWQSFEHPTDTILGGQTLFAGGQLFSSLTEIDHSSRLVIINGSSLHTVRTLHIASSATNNNTIYRSTLDADGIFRLYSHGYEESGDFNVSTLWEALTDRCEVKAFCGFNSYCTFNDNEPYCLCLPGTDFVDPNDRSLGCEKNFSEAVCIGGKENEALYRIQTMDNMEWGDLPYVVAALSTKEECSRSCLEDCSCGVAQFKSESCWKQSLPLRYVRRTKNKETVFFKDGITSLKSSNETDNQQVPLEVVRKTAIVEILLVTFGFTAFSCVALAISGLFVFKCRVLRYQRLIENGNLGLNEEVTLRLFSYNELKRATNGFKEELGKGSFGAVYKGALYKGRRLVAVKRLEKLIEEGEREFRAEMRAIGRTHHSN; this comes from the exons ATGGCTCCCATATCCATTGTTTTCTTCCTTGTGTTTACGTCCTTTGCATGTGGAGGAGCTCAACCAAATCAATCTAGCCGTATTGGCCCGGGCTCTTCACTCTCTCCCACAACTCAACCCTCTTCGTGGCTTTCTCCTGCTAGCCGATTTGCATTTGGGTTCTACCAGCTGCAAGGCACTACTGGCTTTGCTGTTGGAATTTGGTTGGTCAGTAAACACAACAAAACCGTGGTGTGGACGGCAATTCGTGATGGTCCACCGATCACCACGAATGCAAGGCTGGATTTTACCAAGGATGGTATGATGCTTTCGAGAACTGAGCGAAGACGATCGAAACTCATTGCGAAAGCAACAGGCTCTGTTTCCTATGCCGCCATGCTCGACTCTGGCAATTTTGTGCTCTGTGACAAGGATTCCAAGATAGTTTGGCAGAGTTTTGAACATCCTACCGACACCATTTTAGGAGGTCAGACTTTGTTTGCGGGAGGCCAACTCTTCTCTAGCTTAACAGAGATTGACCACTCAA GTCGTCTGGTTATCATCAACGGCAGTAGTTTACACACAGTTCGTACCTTGCATATTGCATCTTCGGCCACCAACAATAATACTATTTATCGTTCAACTCTCGATGCGGATGGAATTTTCCGTCTCTACTCTCACGGCTATGAAGAAAGTGGCGACTTCAACGTATCAACTTTATGGGAAGCGCTTACCGATCGATGTGAGGTGAAAGCTTTCTGCGGTTTCAACAGCTATTGCACATTCAATGACAACGAACCATACTGTCTTTGCCTTCCTGGGACTGATTTTGTAGATCCGAATGACAGGTCTCTTGGTTGTGAGAAAAACTTTTCGGAAGCAGTATGTATaggtggaaaagaaaatgaagcctTATATCGCATCCAAACCATGGATAATATGGAGTGGGGAGATCTTCCTTATGTTGTGGCAGCGTTGTCAACAAAGGAAGAATGCAGCAGGTCTTGTTTGGAAGATTGCAGTTGTGGGGTGGCACAATTCAAGAGTGAGTCTTGCTGGAAACAAAGCCTTCCACTGAGGTATGTGAGAAGAACTAAAAATAAGGAGACGGTATTCTTTAAGGATGGTATAACAAGCCTTAAGAGCAGCAATGAAACTGATAACCAACAGGTGCCACTCGAGGTCGTACGCAAAACAGCAATAGTGGAAATTCTTCTTGTGACTTTTGGTTTTACAGCATTCTCATGTGTTGCCCTCGCAATCTCTGGCCTTTTCGTTTTCAAATGTCGAGTTTTGAGGTACCAAAGGCTAATAGAAAATGGAAACCTGGGCTTGAATGAGGAGGTCACATTGAGATTGTTTTCTTATAATGAGCTTAAAAGAGCAACAAATGGCTTCAAAGAAGAGTTAGGTAAGGGCTCATTCGGAGCAGTTTACAAAGGGGCACTGTACAAAGGTAGAAGACTTGTTGCTGTAAAGAGACTAGAGAAATTAATTGAAGAAGGTGAACGAGAGTTCCGGGCAGAGATGCGAGCAATTGGGAGAACCCACCAtagt aATTAG